Proteins from one Thioflavicoccus mobilis 8321 genomic window:
- a CDS encoding metalloregulator ArsR/SmtB family transcription factor produces MNPRPTALFAALANDLRLRCLVLLLEHQELCVCELTYAIGAAQPHVSRHLAQLREAGLVSDRREGLWVYYRVHAELPAWVRRVLEETFAGVRGQSPFSEDEQALRTMPNRPSAPRCA; encoded by the coding sequence ATGAACCCGAGGCCCACAGCGCTTTTCGCCGCCTTGGCGAACGATCTTCGATTGCGCTGCCTGGTGCTGCTGCTGGAGCACCAAGAGCTGTGCGTCTGTGAGCTGACCTATGCGATCGGGGCGGCTCAGCCGCACGTCTCGCGCCATCTCGCCCAGCTGCGCGAGGCGGGACTGGTGTCAGACCGACGGGAAGGACTTTGGGTCTACTACCGGGTTCATGCCGAGCTGCCCGCTTGGGTCCGTCGAGTCCTCGAAGAAACGTTCGCCGGCGTGCGCGGGCAATCCCCATTCTCCGAGGACGAGCAAGCCCTCAGAACGATGCCGAACCGACCGTCCGCCCCGCGCTGTGCATAA
- a CDS encoding arsenate reductase ArsC, with translation MTTTPKTVLVLCTGNSCRSQMAEVLLNHDLAGQVRALSAGVSPQPKVADGAIAALTDAGLPTEGLYPKEIDAFLDESIDLVVTVCDNANESCPIFPKPVRQIHLPFHDPHGESLESFIRVRDEIRARLVPAVAEALDLQTRASE, from the coding sequence ATGACAACCACTCCCAAGACAGTCCTGGTCCTTTGCACCGGCAATTCCTGTCGCTCGCAGATGGCGGAGGTCCTGCTCAATCATGACCTTGCCGGGCAGGTCCGCGCGCTTTCGGCGGGCGTCAGCCCCCAACCGAAGGTCGCCGATGGCGCCATCGCCGCGCTGACCGACGCCGGCTTGCCCACCGAGGGCCTCTATCCGAAGGAGATCGACGCCTTCCTGGACGAGTCGATCGACCTCGTGGTGACCGTGTGCGACAACGCCAATGAGAGCTGTCCCATCTTCCCCAAGCCGGTGCGCCAGATCCATCTCCCGTTCCACGACCCGCACGGTGAGTCGCTGGAGTCCTTCATCCGGGTACGCGACGAGATTCGCGCCCGTCTGGTCCCCGCCGTCGCGGAGGCCTTGGATCTCCAAACACGGGCCTCGGAGTGA
- the arsB gene encoding ACR3 family arsenite efflux transporter — MSVQCEVSVKQAAGAPMSVFERWLTLWVALCILAGIGLGQWIPESFQFLGRLEVARVNIPVGLLIWVMIIPMLMKIDFGALHQVRAHWKGIGVTLFVNWAVKPFSMALLAWLFIRGLFAQWLPAEQLDSYVAGLILLAAAPCTAMVFVWSRLTGGDPYFTLSQVALNDTIMIFAFAPIVGLLLGLSSIVVPWATLLTSVVLYIVIPVIIAQVWRQRLLKQGQERFDATLDTLGHASILALLATLILLFAFQGEAILRQPLIILLLAIPILIQVFFNSALAYWLNRAVGEKHSVACPSALIGASNFFELAVAAAISLFGFGSGAALATVVGVLIEVPVMLLVVRVVNRTKGWYERGGAIPARV; from the coding sequence ATGTCGGTTCAATGTGAAGTCTCGGTGAAGCAGGCCGCCGGCGCCCCGATGAGCGTCTTCGAGCGCTGGCTGACCCTGTGGGTCGCGCTCTGCATCCTGGCCGGGATCGGGCTCGGCCAGTGGATCCCCGAATCCTTTCAGTTCCTCGGCCGGCTGGAGGTCGCCCGGGTCAACATCCCGGTGGGCCTGCTCATCTGGGTGATGATCATCCCGATGCTGATGAAGATCGATTTCGGTGCGCTGCACCAGGTCCGCGCCCATTGGAAGGGCATCGGCGTCACCCTCTTCGTCAACTGGGCGGTCAAGCCCTTCTCCATGGCGCTCCTGGCCTGGCTCTTCATTCGGGGGCTGTTCGCGCAGTGGCTGCCGGCGGAGCAGCTCGACTCCTACGTGGCCGGGCTCATCCTGCTCGCCGCCGCGCCTTGCACGGCCATGGTGTTCGTCTGGAGCCGGCTCACCGGCGGCGATCCCTATTTCACCCTGAGCCAGGTGGCGCTGAACGACACCATCATGATCTTCGCCTTCGCCCCGATCGTCGGGCTGCTGCTCGGGTTGTCCTCCATCGTGGTGCCCTGGGCGACGCTGTTGACTTCGGTGGTGCTCTATATCGTCATCCCGGTCATCATCGCCCAGGTCTGGCGGCAGCGACTGCTGAAGCAGGGCCAAGAGCGGTTCGACGCCACCCTCGACACATTGGGGCACGCCTCGATCTTGGCGCTGCTGGCCACCCTGATCCTCCTCTTCGCCTTCCAGGGCGAGGCCATCTTGCGGCAGCCACTGATCATCCTGCTGCTCGCGATCCCGATCCTGATTCAGGTCTTCTTCAACTCGGCCCTGGCCTATTGGCTCAACCGCGCGGTCGGCGAGAAGCACAGCGTCGCCTGCCCTTCGGCCTTGATCGGGGCGTCCAATTTCTTCGAGTTGGCCGTCGCGGCGGCGATCTCGCTGTTCGGCTTCGGGTCGGGGGCGGCGCTGGCGACCGTGGTGGGCGTGTTGATCGAGGTGCCGGTGATGTTGCTGGTGGTGCGGGTCGTCAACCGCACCAAGGGCTGGTACGAGCGCGGCGGAGCGATTCCGGCCCGTGTTTGA
- a CDS encoding permease: MFERLGDLVAFEILRLSPESHLGAAVQFFVMDVAKIFALLVVVIYAMGLLRAWLSPERVRAFVRGRPDWQARGMAVTLGAVTPFCSCSSVPLFIGFVEAGIPLGVTFSFLIASPMINEVAAVILVGLLGWKLAVLYVVAGLVVAWFGGIAMQRFRPERWVEDYVWKIRVGEAARAEPDTSLLRRHRYAVGEVEEIVGRIWRWVLIGIGVGALFHGFVPAGWVTEHLGGDDWSTVPVAVLVGIPLYSNATGIIPVAEAMLGKGVAVGTTLALMMSVAALSLPEMLILRKVIRWQALVLFAAVLAVAFTLVGWGFNLIA, encoded by the coding sequence GTGTTTGAGCGGCTCGGCGATCTGGTCGCTTTCGAGATCCTGAGGCTGAGCCCCGAGTCGCATCTGGGCGCGGCGGTGCAGTTCTTCGTCATGGACGTCGCCAAGATCTTCGCCCTGCTCGTCGTCGTGATCTACGCCATGGGGCTGCTGCGCGCGTGGCTCTCGCCCGAACGGGTGCGTGCCTTCGTCCGTGGCCGCCCCGATTGGCAGGCCCGGGGGATGGCGGTCACTCTCGGTGCCGTGACGCCCTTCTGTTCGTGTTCGTCGGTACCGCTGTTCATCGGCTTCGTCGAGGCCGGCATCCCTTTGGGCGTCACCTTCTCGTTTCTGATCGCGAGCCCGATGATCAACGAGGTGGCGGCGGTGATCCTGGTCGGTCTCCTGGGCTGGAAACTCGCGGTGCTCTATGTCGTCGCCGGCCTGGTCGTGGCTTGGTTCGGCGGCATCGCCATGCAGAGGTTTCGTCCTGAACGTTGGGTCGAGGACTATGTCTGGAAGATCCGCGTGGGGGAGGCGGCAAGGGCCGAACCGGATACCAGCCTGCTGCGGCGCCATCGGTACGCGGTTGGCGAGGTGGAGGAGATCGTCGGGCGCATTTGGCGCTGGGTGCTGATCGGCATCGGCGTCGGTGCGCTGTTCCACGGCTTCGTACCCGCCGGCTGGGTGACCGAACACCTGGGTGGCGACGATTGGTCTACCGTGCCCGTGGCGGTGCTGGTGGGCATTCCGCTCTATTCGAACGCGACCGGCATCATCCCGGTCGCCGAGGCGATGCTGGGCAAAGGCGTGGCGGTCGGGACGACCTTGGCGCTGATGATGAGCGTCGCCGCGCTCTCACTGCCGGAGATGCTCATCCTGCGCAAGGTCATCCGTTGGCAGGCGCTGGTGTTGTTCGCCGCCGTGTTGGCGGTGGCCTTCACGCTGGTGGGGTGGGGCTTCAATCTGATTGCATGA
- a CDS encoding thioredoxin family protein, which produces MKTFKVLGGGCRNCEMTAKAIAQAAKEAGVEIQLEKVTDMAEILGHGVMSTPGVVLDGQVVHAGGVPAPDQVRAWLDE; this is translated from the coding sequence ATGAAGACATTCAAGGTATTGGGCGGTGGCTGCCGCAACTGCGAGATGACGGCGAAGGCGATCGCCCAAGCGGCCAAGGAGGCCGGTGTCGAGATCCAGCTCGAGAAGGTCACGGACATGGCCGAGATCCTCGGCCACGGCGTCATGTCCACCCCGGGCGTGGTGCTCGACGGCCAGGTCGTGCATGCCGGTGGCGTTCCGGCACCGGATCAGGTGCGGGCTTGGCTAGACGAGTGA
- a CDS encoding pyridoxal phosphate-dependent aminotransferase, whose translation MSIKLSARVQAVKPSATLAITARAKALKAAGKDVIGLGAGEPDFDTPAHIKEAAIAAINRGFTKYTPVDGTPELKQAIIAKFERENQLHFTADQILVSCGGKQSFYNLAQAVLDPGDEVVIPAPYWVSYPDMALLAGGVPVLVDAGAEQRFKIRAEQLAAAITDKTRLVVINSPSNPTGMAYTSAELEALGAVLRAHPQCLIATDDMYEHIRWSDAPFVNIVNVCPDLAPRTLVLNGVSKAYSMTGWRIGYAGGPETVIRAMKKIQSQSTSNPTSISQVAAQMALEGPQDCIATMLAAFKERHDMVVERLNQIPGIECLATDGTFYVFPRVQGLIDRLDAVANDLELAEHLIEHAGVALVPGSAFGLEGYARISIATSRDNLERALDRIAAVAG comes from the coding sequence ATGAGCATCAAATTGTCCGCCCGCGTCCAAGCCGTCAAGCCCTCCGCGACCCTCGCCATCACGGCGCGGGCCAAGGCGCTCAAGGCCGCGGGCAAGGACGTGATCGGTCTCGGCGCCGGCGAACCGGATTTCGACACCCCTGCACATATCAAGGAGGCCGCGATCGCCGCGATCAACCGCGGCTTCACCAAGTACACACCCGTCGATGGTACGCCGGAACTCAAGCAGGCAATCATCGCCAAGTTCGAGCGCGAGAACCAGCTGCACTTCACGGCCGATCAAATCCTCGTCTCGTGCGGCGGCAAGCAGAGCTTCTACAACCTGGCGCAGGCCGTCCTGGACCCGGGCGACGAGGTCGTGATCCCGGCCCCTTACTGGGTCTCCTACCCGGACATGGCCCTGCTGGCCGGCGGGGTGCCCGTGTTGGTCGATGCGGGCGCCGAGCAGCGATTCAAGATTAGGGCCGAGCAGCTCGCGGCGGCGATCACGGACAAGACCCGACTCGTCGTCATCAACAGCCCGTCGAACCCGACCGGAATGGCCTACACGAGCGCCGAGCTCGAGGCCCTCGGCGCGGTGCTGCGCGCCCATCCGCAGTGCCTGATCGCCACCGACGACATGTACGAGCACATCCGCTGGAGCGATGCGCCGTTCGTCAATATCGTCAACGTCTGCCCGGACCTGGCACCGCGTACGCTGGTGCTCAACGGCGTCTCCAAGGCCTACTCGATGACCGGCTGGCGCATCGGCTACGCCGGCGGTCCGGAGACGGTCATCCGGGCGATGAAGAAGATCCAGTCGCAGAGCACGTCGAACCCGACTTCGATCTCGCAGGTCGCCGCCCAGATGGCCCTCGAGGGGCCGCAGGACTGCATCGCGACCATGCTCGCGGCCTTCAAGGAGCGGCATGACATGGTCGTCGAGCGACTGAACCAGATCCCGGGTATCGAGTGTTTGGCGACCGACGGCACCTTCTACGTCTTCCCGCGCGTTCAAGGCCTGATCGACCGCCTGGACGCGGTCGCCAACGACCTGGAGCTCGCCGAGCACCTGATCGAACATGCCGGCGTGGCGCTCGTCCCGGGCTCGGCCTTCGGCCTGGAGGGCTACGCCCGGATCTCGATCGCCACCAGCCGCGACAATCTGGAGCGTGCCCTCGATCGGATCGCCGCCGTCGCCGGCTAG
- the uvrB gene encoding excinuclease ABC subunit UvrB, whose translation MEKALQLVTSFAPAGDQPEAIRRLVAGLEDGEVAQTLLGVTGSGKTFTIANLIAQVQRPALILAPNKTLAAQLYGEMREFFRHNAVEYFVSYYDYYQPEAYVPSTDTYIEKDASINEHIEQMRLSATKALLERPDVIIVATVSSIYGLGDPNAYLKMVLHLSRGDIIDQRALLRRLADLQYKRNEVELHRGTYRVRGDVIDIHPAESEEEALRVELFDDEIESLALFDPLTGEVRRRVPRYTVFPKTHYATPRETILAAVEQIKVELKERLAWLRGNDKLVEAQRLEQRTLFDLEMMLEVGYCSGIENYSRYLSGRGPGEPPPTLYDYLPADAIVVIDESHVTVPQLGGMYRGDRSRKENLVEYGFRLPSALDNRPLRFEEFQARQLQTIYVSATPRSFELEHSGAVVEQVVRPTGLVDPEVEVRPVLTQVDDLLSEIGLRVAADERVLVTTLTKRMAEDLTDYLGDHGVRVRYLHSDIDTVERVEIIRDLRLGEFDVLVGINLLREGLDMPEVSLVAILDADKEGFLRSEGSLIQTIGRAARNANGKAILYADIITGSMRRAIDETERRRAKQIAHNLAHGITPQTIRKAVADILEGALPGAPRSARAYAKVAEEVLEYASLTPQQMAKKIKALEKAMYRHAKDLEFEEAAAIRDQIKTLQGRGLAA comes from the coding sequence ATGGAAAAGGCCTTGCAGCTCGTGACCTCGTTTGCCCCGGCCGGCGATCAGCCCGAGGCGATCCGCCGCCTCGTCGCCGGGCTCGAGGACGGCGAGGTCGCACAGACGCTGCTCGGCGTGACCGGCTCGGGGAAGACCTTCACGATCGCCAACCTGATCGCCCAGGTGCAGCGCCCGGCACTGATCCTCGCGCCGAACAAGACGCTGGCCGCCCAGCTCTACGGCGAGATGCGCGAGTTCTTTCGGCACAACGCGGTCGAATATTTCGTCTCCTACTACGACTACTACCAACCCGAGGCCTACGTCCCCTCGACCGACACCTACATCGAGAAGGACGCCTCGATCAACGAGCACATCGAGCAGATGCGCCTGTCGGCGACCAAGGCGCTGCTCGAGCGCCCCGACGTCATCATCGTCGCGACCGTCTCGTCGATCTACGGCCTAGGCGATCCGAACGCCTATCTGAAGATGGTGTTGCACCTCTCGCGCGGCGACATCATCGACCAGCGCGCTCTGCTGCGGCGCCTCGCCGACCTCCAGTACAAGCGTAACGAGGTCGAGCTGCACCGCGGCACCTACCGGGTGCGCGGCGACGTCATCGACATCCACCCGGCCGAGTCGGAGGAGGAGGCCCTGCGTGTCGAGCTCTTCGACGACGAGATCGAGTCCCTGGCCCTGTTCGACCCGCTGACCGGCGAGGTGCGTCGACGGGTGCCGCGCTATACCGTCTTCCCCAAGACCCACTATGCGACGCCGCGCGAGACCATCCTCGCCGCCGTCGAGCAGATCAAGGTCGAGCTCAAGGAGCGCCTCGCCTGGCTGCGCGGGAACGACAAGCTGGTCGAGGCCCAGCGCCTGGAGCAGCGTACGCTGTTCGACCTGGAGATGATGCTCGAGGTCGGCTACTGCTCGGGGATCGAGAACTACAGCCGCTACCTGTCGGGCCGTGGCCCGGGCGAGCCGCCGCCGACCCTCTACGACTACCTGCCGGCCGACGCCATCGTCGTCATCGACGAGAGTCACGTCACTGTGCCGCAGCTTGGCGGCATGTACCGCGGCGACCGCTCGCGCAAGGAGAACCTGGTCGAGTACGGCTTCAGGCTGCCGTCGGCCCTCGACAACCGGCCGCTGCGCTTCGAAGAGTTCCAGGCCCGCCAGCTCCAGACCATCTATGTCTCGGCCACGCCGCGCAGCTTCGAGCTCGAGCACTCCGGCGCCGTCGTCGAGCAGGTCGTGCGCCCGACCGGGCTTGTCGACCCGGAGGTCGAGGTGCGTCCGGTACTCACTCAGGTCGACGACCTGCTCTCCGAAATCGGCCTACGCGTCGCCGCCGACGAGCGGGTGCTGGTGACGACCCTGACCAAGCGCATGGCCGAGGACCTAACCGACTATCTCGGCGACCATGGCGTGCGAGTGCGCTACCTGCACTCGGACATCGACACCGTCGAGCGGGTCGAGATCATCCGCGACCTGCGCCTCGGCGAGTTCGACGTGCTGGTTGGCATCAATTTGCTACGCGAGGGGCTCGACATGCCGGAGGTCTCGCTGGTAGCGATCCTCGATGCCGACAAGGAAGGCTTCTTGCGCTCCGAGGGCTCACTGATCCAGACCATTGGCCGCGCCGCACGCAACGCCAACGGCAAGGCCATCCTCTACGCCGATATCATCACCGGCTCGATGCGCCGCGCCATCGACGAGACCGAACGGCGCCGCGCCAAGCAGATCGCCCACAACCTCGCCCACGGGATTACGCCGCAGACGATCCGCAAGGCGGTCGCCGACATCCTGGAAGGCGCGCTGCCCGGGGCGCCCAGGTCGGCGCGCGCCTACGCCAAGGTGGCCGAGGAGGTCCTCGAATACGCGAGCCTGACGCCGCAGCAGATGGCGAAGAAGATCAAGGCGCTGGAGAAGGCGATGTACCGTCACGCCAAGGACCTAGAGTTCGAGGAAGCCGCTGCGATCCGTGACCAGATCAAAACGTTGCAGGGCCGCGGGCTTGCCGCTTGA
- a CDS encoding PilZ domain-containing protein: MTSSRRRHFRVPMDIAVRLIAEDVGEQLFVQNRDISWGGVQFVLPKGSLAQTEPVRLIFPWSKGGKFVVDAEVLRINPLENGHTFVAARFSSISMNDQQRLEKLLRMLEAVHKMPQGEELVPSLEVLFNDPQDMASKVAEVATGRLSVTVFSPYEVNQSICLVLVGITELPVLRLRARVNEVRIFVSEALAGRQAYELDLSFEHPLGELKRVAESFIEQLCKIDPTLKSDWSFSVDHSLEFE, from the coding sequence ATGACGTCGAGCCGGCGAAGACACTTTCGGGTGCCTATGGACATCGCGGTGCGACTGATCGCGGAGGATGTCGGCGAGCAACTCTTTGTACAGAATCGGGATATCTCCTGGGGCGGCGTCCAATTCGTCCTGCCCAAAGGATCGCTGGCGCAGACCGAGCCGGTTCGGCTGATCTTCCCCTGGTCCAAGGGCGGAAAGTTCGTTGTCGACGCCGAGGTCCTGCGTATCAATCCACTCGAGAACGGGCACACGTTTGTTGCGGCGAGATTCTCCAGCATCTCCATGAACGACCAGCAGCGTCTCGAGAAATTGCTGCGGATGCTGGAGGCTGTACACAAAATGCCGCAGGGCGAGGAGCTGGTCCCGAGCCTCGAGGTCCTGTTCAATGATCCGCAGGACATGGCGAGCAAGGTTGCGGAGGTCGCAACGGGGCGACTCTCCGTGACGGTGTTCAGCCCCTATGAAGTCAATCAAAGCATTTGTCTCGTACTCGTCGGTATTACCGAGTTGCCAGTGTTGCGGCTGCGTGCCAGGGTGAACGAGGTCAGGATCTTCGTGTCGGAAGCGCTGGCCGGCCGCCAGGCATATGAGCTAGATCTCAGCTTCGAGCATCCGCTGGGCGAGCTCAAGCGAGTCGCCGAGTCCTTCATCGAGCAGCTGTGCAAAATCGACCCGACGCTGAAGTCCGACTGGTCGTTCTCCGTGGACCACTCGCTCGAATTCGAATAA
- the rpoE gene encoding RNA polymerase sigma factor RpoE — protein MTDRQADQELVARAQLGDKRAFDLLVLKYQQKIGNLIGRYVRDPSEVLDVTQEAFLKAYRALPGFRGDSAFYTWLYRIAINTVKNHMVAQGRRPPGDDVEAEVAEHMEMGSRLRENATPERHLLTEEIAQTVQQALDDLPEDLRTAIVLRELEGLSYEEIAVAMDCPIGTVRSRIFRAREAIDKRLRPLLNP, from the coding sequence ATGACTGACCGGCAGGCCGACCAGGAACTTGTAGCGCGTGCGCAACTCGGAGACAAGCGTGCGTTCGATCTGTTGGTGCTCAAGTACCAGCAGAAGATAGGCAATCTGATTGGCCGCTACGTTCGCGATCCCAGCGAGGTCTTGGACGTGACCCAAGAGGCCTTTTTGAAAGCCTATCGGGCACTACCCGGTTTCCGGGGCGATAGTGCCTTCTACACCTGGCTCTATCGCATCGCGATCAACACGGTTAAGAATCACATGGTGGCCCAGGGCCGCCGCCCCCCTGGGGACGACGTCGAGGCCGAGGTGGCCGAGCACATGGAAATGGGGTCTCGTCTCCGCGAAAACGCGACCCCGGAGCGTCATCTTCTCACCGAGGAGATCGCGCAGACAGTACAGCAGGCCCTTGACGACCTGCCCGAAGACCTGCGCACAGCCATCGTGCTGCGCGAACTGGAAGGTCTCAGTTATGAGGAGATCGCGGTCGCGATGGATTGCCCGATCGGTACGGTGCGCTCGCGGATCTTCCGCGCCCGCGAGGCCATCGACAAACGGCTCAGGCCTTTGTTGAATCCATGA
- a CDS encoding sigma-E factor negative regulatory protein, translating into MKREQQNQHLSALIDGELGVTSLPSLMDALERDPELAGCWERYHLISAALHGETISREIRDVAPAVAARLANEPTVLAPAAISRRATPIQLAPAAGAALAATAAFLAVFAVPTFVDFNRPANDAAMPAVASNVPSPQTQPEFMLSDYGSRWHISQPDVENKLDRLLVTHQEYAPASGMKGLLPYATFVGYEAGR; encoded by the coding sequence ATGAAGCGAGAACAGCAAAATCAACACCTCTCGGCGCTGATAGACGGTGAACTCGGCGTCACGTCGCTTCCATCACTGATGGACGCATTGGAGCGCGACCCGGAGCTGGCGGGCTGTTGGGAGCGCTATCACCTGATCTCCGCCGCTTTGCACGGCGAAACGATCAGTCGGGAGATTCGCGATGTTGCTCCGGCCGTGGCGGCCAGGCTGGCGAATGAGCCGACGGTGTTGGCCCCGGCCGCCATCTCTCGACGCGCGACCCCGATTCAGTTAGCACCGGCCGCCGGCGCAGCCCTGGCGGCCACGGCGGCCTTTCTCGCCGTCTTCGCGGTCCCGACCTTCGTCGACTTCAACCGGCCGGCCAACGACGCGGCGATGCCGGCGGTGGCGAGCAACGTGCCGTCCCCTCAAACCCAGCCTGAGTTCATGCTCAGCGATTACGGTTCGCGGTGGCATATCAGCCAGCCCGACGTCGAGAACAAGCTCGATCGTCTCCTCGTCACGCACCAGGAGTATGCACCTGCCTCCGGCATGAAGGGGCTGCTCCCCTACGCGACCTTTGTCGGCTATGAAGCGGGGCGTTAG
- a CDS encoding MucB/RseB C-terminal domain-containing protein: protein MCALAVLWGGCGWAVAAPASPPPFSAAEQLQRMAIAANTLSFEGTLVYLHRNRAETLFLHHRVEGGRVNERLVSMTGPVRTVTREEGEVTCTLPNSHPISVKRHGVAQDLLRSEPLDARRLAGHYRIVSLGVARVAGRTTDALGIIPRDAFRYGYRFYLDRETGLPLKTDLMGTDAEPLEQVMFTSIELTGPTSAAPTVAKAAAEETTATHQPGESRWHFEQLPEGFELLMHQDGDDELQPVEHFLLSDGLAAVSVYVEPDSGAGLEGETRIGAIHAIGGLVAEHRVTAVGEVPAATVAAVLAGIRFDGRGATQ, encoded by the coding sequence TTGTGCGCGTTGGCCGTCCTGTGGGGCGGCTGCGGCTGGGCGGTCGCGGCACCGGCCAGCCCGCCACCGTTCTCGGCCGCCGAGCAGCTGCAACGCATGGCAATCGCCGCGAACACATTGAGCTTCGAGGGGACCCTGGTCTATCTGCATCGCAACCGGGCCGAGACGCTCTTTCTACACCACAGGGTCGAAGGCGGGCGGGTCAACGAACGGCTCGTCTCGATGACGGGGCCGGTGCGTACCGTGACGCGAGAGGAAGGCGAAGTCACTTGCACGCTCCCCAACAGCCACCCGATCTCGGTCAAGCGTCACGGCGTTGCCCAAGACTTACTCCGCTCGGAGCCCCTCGATGCGAGGCGTCTAGCCGGTCACTACCGGATCGTCTCGCTCGGCGTCGCGCGGGTCGCGGGGCGCACGACCGATGCCCTCGGCATCATACCCCGCGACGCGTTTCGCTATGGCTATCGCTTCTACCTGGATCGTGAAACCGGACTGCCCCTGAAGACCGACCTCATGGGTACCGATGCCGAGCCACTCGAACAGGTCATGTTCACTTCGATCGAATTGACCGGACCCACGTCGGCTGCGCCGACGGTGGCGAAGGCGGCGGCGGAGGAGACGACCGCCACGCACCAGCCAGGTGAGTCCCGCTGGCATTTCGAGCAGTTGCCGGAGGGGTTCGAACTGCTGATGCACCAGGATGGCGACGATGAACTTCAGCCAGTCGAGCATTTTCTGCTGTCGGATGGTCTCGCTGCCGTGTCCGTCTATGTCGAGCCGGACAGCGGCGCCGGGCTCGAGGGCGAGACCCGCATCGGTGCGATCCATGCCATCGGCGGGCTTGTCGCTGAACACCGTGTCACCGCGGTGGGCGAGGTCCCGGCCGCAACGGTCGCTGCCGTGCTCGCCGGGATCCGTTTCGATGGAAGAGGGGCAACGCAGTGA
- a CDS encoding SoxR reducing system RseC family protein: MIEESGLVMERRGAWVEVETTRCTSCGGCSAGASCGVSLLDRFLGRRPTRLSALNRIEAKTGQRVVIGIPEGTVISASLAAYLVPILALIGGAILSQELAPRFGWEASDLLSILGGLVGLAASLLWLARFSRARQNDARYQAVVLRLEQGPGVVLNSTGPRRVRGISGPEKT; encoded by the coding sequence GTGATCGAGGAATCGGGCCTTGTGATGGAGCGACGCGGCGCCTGGGTCGAGGTCGAGACGACGCGGTGCACCAGTTGCGGCGGCTGCTCGGCCGGTGCGAGCTGCGGCGTATCGCTGCTCGATCGGTTCCTCGGGCGACGGCCGACGCGCCTCTCGGCACTGAATCGGATCGAGGCGAAGACGGGTCAGCGAGTCGTGATCGGCATCCCCGAGGGCACGGTGATCAGCGCCTCGCTCGCGGCCTACCTGGTGCCTATCCTGGCGCTGATCGGTGGCGCCATACTGAGCCAGGAACTGGCGCCGCGGTTCGGCTGGGAGGCGAGCGACCTGCTTAGCATCCTCGGCGGCTTGGTGGGACTTGCTGCGAGCCTGTTGTGGCTTGCCCGCTTCAGCCGGGCGAGGCAAAACGATGCACGTTATCAGGCGGTGGTCCTGCGTCTCGAACAGGGGCCCGGCGTCGTGCTGAACTCGACTGGACCTCGCCGGGTTCGTGGGATTTCTGGTCCGGAGAAGACCTGA